The region GGTGAACGCGGCACGTATGGCGCTGCGCCGCACCAGCGAGCCGCGCGTCTGTCTCGATAAGGTTATCGAAACCATGTACGAAACAGGTAAAGATATGAACGCCAAATACCGCGAAACCTCTCGCGGCGGCCTGGCGATGAAGATCGTGACCTGCGATTAAGCCCCTCAGGAAGCCTCGTTTTGCGAGGCTTCTTCCTGTTTTCCCCACCATTCATAGTTTCACGCTGCTGACAGTGTTACCCTTTACGCATGAGATAGAAGGGAGATTATCTGTGGCCGTTCATTTACTTATCGTCGATGCTCTTAACCTGATCCGTCGTATCCATGCGGTACAGGGGACGCCTTGTAAAGACACCTGTCTGCACGCGCTGGAACAGCTTATCCGCCACAGTGAGCCCACCCATGCGGTCGCGGTATTTGATGACGAAGCCCGCAACACGGGCTGGCGACACCAGCGTCTACCTGACTACAAAGCCGGACGCGCCCCGATGCCGGACGCTCTTCACGCTGAATTGCCCATGCTGCGCGCTGCATTTGAACAGCGGGGCGTTCCCTGCTGGGGTGCACAGGGAAATGAAGCAGACGATCTCGCGGCCACCCTGGCCGTAAAGGTGGCAAGCGCCGGACATCAGGCCACTATCGTTTCAACTGACAAAGGCTACTGCCAGCTGCTCTCCCCGACTATCCGCATTCGCGACTATTTTCAAAAACGCTGGCTGGACGCGCCGTTTATTGCCAGCGAGTTCGGCGTCTCGCCTGAGCAACTGCCGGATTACTGGGGGCTGGCAGGCATCAGCAGTTCTAAGGTTCCGGGTGTCGCCGGTATTGGGCCGAAGAGCGCCGCGCAGCTGCTGACCGATTTTCAGAGTCTGGAAGGGATTTACGCCCGTCTGGATGAGGTACCGGAAAAGTGGCGCAAGAAGCTGGAGGCGCATAAAGAGATGGCGTTTATCTGCCGGGAGATCGCAACGCTACAGACGGATTTACAGCTGGACGGGAATTTACAGCAGCTGCGGTTAGAACGTTAATATCCCCTCACCCTAACCCTCTCCCCATGGGGGAGAGGGAATTTCTCGGTGCGGTCTTTTCCTCCTCGCCCCTTTGGGAGAGGGCCGGGGTGAGGGCAATCAGCGGACTATCGCTCGTCGCGACGTCCGCCGACCGCAGCCCACCAGCGACGAATATGCACCGTCACCTCTTCACGGTCGTGGTACAGCTGACGCGCCTGGATCTCCACGTTAATTCCGTGTTCATCCATCTGCTCCTGAATGTAGGCCAGGTTCTGCGACACTTCCTCATAGCGCTTTTTCATCGGCAGCTTGAGGTTGAAAATGGTCTCACGACACCAGCCGTTGACCAGCCAGGAGGCCATCAGCGCGGCCACTTTTGCCGGTTTCTCAACCATATCGCACACCATCCACGAGATGTTGTTACGGTTCGGGCGATAGCGGAATCCGTCTTCACGCAGCCATGTGACCTGCCCGGTGTCCATCAGGCTTTGCGCCATTGGACCGTTATCAACGGACGATACCCACATATTGCGTTTCACCAGCTGATAGGTCCAGCCGCCCGGGCACGCGCCAAGGTCGACGGCGTACATGCCGTTTGCCAGACGCTCATCCCACTCATCTGCCGGGATAAAAACGTGGAACGCCTCCTCCAGCTTGAGCGTGGAACGGCTTGGCGCATCGGACGGGAAGCGCAAACGCGGAATACCCATAAAGAAGGGAGAGTTGTTGGTGGTGTACGAATAGCCTGTATAGCAGCAGCCCGGTGCGATAAAGAAGATATGCACCACCGGACGCTTCGGCGTTTCGTAGTTCGTCAGCACGCCCGCATCACGCAGCGCCGCACGCAGCGGCACGGTGAACTTACGGCAGAACTTCATCAG is a window of Enterobacter cloacae complex sp. ECNIH7 DNA encoding:
- the xni gene encoding flap endonuclease Xni, which translates into the protein MAVHLLIVDALNLIRRIHAVQGTPCKDTCLHALEQLIRHSEPTHAVAVFDDEARNTGWRHQRLPDYKAGRAPMPDALHAELPMLRAAFEQRGVPCWGAQGNEADDLAATLAVKVASAGHQATIVSTDKGYCQLLSPTIRIRDYFQKRWLDAPFIASEFGVSPEQLPDYWGLAGISSSKVPGVAGIGPKSAAQLLTDFQSLEGIYARLDEVPEKWRKKLEAHKEMAFICREIATLQTDLQLDGNLQQLRLER
- the rlmM gene encoding 23S rRNA (cytidine(2498)-2'-O)-methyltransferase RlmM gives rise to the protein MNKVVLYCRPGFEKECAAEITDKAAKREVFGFARVKENAGYVVFECYQPEDADKLARELPFSSLIFARQMFVAGELLKDLPPEDRITPIVGMLQGVVEKGGDLRVEVADTNESKELMKFCRKFTVPLRAALRDAGVLTNYETPKRPVVHIFFIAPGCCYTGYSYTTNNSPFFMGIPRLRFPSDAPSRSTLKLEEAFHVFIPADEWDERLANGMYAVDLGACPGGWTYQLVKRNMWVSSVDNGPMAQSLMDTGQVTWLREDGFRYRPNRNNISWMVCDMVEKPAKVAALMASWLVNGWCRETIFNLKLPMKKRYEEVSQNLAYIQEQMDEHGINVEIQARQLYHDREEVTVHIRRWWAAVGGRRDER